In a single window of the Necator americanus strain Aroian chromosome X, whole genome shotgun sequence genome:
- a CDS encoding hypothetical protein (NECATOR_CHRX.G25845.T2): MLRFLLQKSSPEAHEDIVADYLDFRQTVRHGFPSRVSCFAYDDVLSLLAIGNLDGDINIYGGNGFIWSAEVPGKKGISKSAAHMYFACGLGVLMVLCRDSTFVRFSIEGANVTARSALHETRLKKITSCCMHQRADLREALLLIGTVSGNVFALDINSLELSEYIVFEDTILQRIPETSRREKYPVDLLSVCPTNPRLIVMVFDHRLLLSYDSSTNEVLGTSVFDVQCKNITWTRDGTQCVVALHDGSYASCDPARATIIDRPAQVFGPFPCIPTKKAFFAETSRTSEKIVLFSGGMPHASYGDRFVVTARQGDRTCVFDFPSPVIDFLLTYGADGYHTCALVLTENELVCIDLTDRCWRVIPPQQLFPLHASQITTSAHCSHVDEHVWNKMNKLSSDAIRNNRKFSSAPWPLNAKIPISDEGRVVKEATKRQLYLTGHENGTVRVWSAGHAVMNLLFIIDTRTEFAGFSDEEKETLEKEQAACDTDTSDDEFQITGDWPPFKKIGDYDPFCDDAGLSIQRVAFDEKSGHIVIGARAGHVFLYTLEETERELTPQVLNVELCETSKLSAVVRNSKPLPARVNPLKYAPGYQPSFSTPSKSMLVQLQPPQPVSAVAVLSARHLIAASNEYGFTLVDAQRQSVLLQNSLVNQADMQHAGTFDDALSRFKSMKKSIRQTFRRKKKTPVTSLDNTLATANSESPVKETNKFNVSRVFSDNEDEDVEITKPVERLIEERGMCPLESPTWFIRCLRFLSVPVMGIAGVSDVFVVGTNGGKLIIYTITDQPRAEDVCKLLKTLALRHAAPIIHVDVIMEPGTRASSARLIIFTEEQIRSLYLPSLKPTRYKLKLTSTEGLRIRKASIVTLHNSTDLSNCESFAAIVNNNGEVTVYSLLNPKKSGKFSVVKSTDIAGISSMLITPYGELLYLRQGGSELQRATISEHSLPWAVPCQGKKWPEPITSRSESLA; this comes from the exons atGCTGCGGTTTTTACTCCAAAAATCTAGTCCAGAGGCACATGAAGACATAGTCGCAGATTATCTGGACTTTCGACAG ACAGTACGCCATGGTTTTCCTTCTCGTGTCTCATGTTTCGCATATGACGACGTGCTTAGTTTGCTTGCTATTGGTAATCTCGACGGAGACATCAACAT ATATGGTGGAAATGGTTTCATTTGGAGTGCAGAAGTTCCCGGAAAGAAAGGCATAAGCAAAAGTGCAGCTCATATGTATTTTGCGTGTGGTCTCGGTGTGCTAATGGTTTTATGTCGAGATTCCACATTTGTTCGATTTTCTATAGAAG GAGCAAATGTAACAGCTCGTTCTGCGCTTCATGAGACGAGATTAAAGAAGATTACAAGTTGTTGCATGCATCAAAGAGCGGACCTTCGAGAAGCCCTTCTTCTCATCG GAACTGTGTCCGGTAACGTATTCGCCCTAGATATTAACAGTCTAGAGTTGTCCGAATATATTGTTTTTGAAGATACCATATTACAGAG AATCCCTGAAACATCAAGGAGAGAAAAGTACCCGGTTGATTTGCTCTCAGTTTGTCCTACGAATCCTCGCCTCATCGTTATGGTATTTGATCATCGACTTCTATTGTCATACGACTCCTCTACAAATGAAGTGCTTGGAACAAGTGTGTTTGATGTGCAATGCAAA AATATCACTTGGACTCGTGACGGAACCCAGTGTGTTGTCGCACTTCATGATGGCTCATATGCCTCATGTGATCCGGCTAGAGCTACCATAATTGATCGTCCTGCACAGGTTTTCGGTCCGTTTCCATGTATTCCGACGAAAAAAGCATTCTTTGCAGAGACATCCAG GACGAGCGAGAAGATTGTGCTTTTCTCCGGTGGTATGCCTCATGCTTCATATGGAGATCGATTTGTTGTTACTGCTAGGCAGGGTGATCGTACTTGTGTGTTCGATTTTCCTAGTCCTGTTATCGACTTCCTGTTGACTTATGGTG CTGATGGATATCATACATGTGCACTGGTTCTTACTGAAAACGAGCTTGTCTGTATTGATTTAACGGATCGTTGCTGGCGAGTTATACCGCCACAACAACTTTTTCCATTACATGCGAGTCAG ATTACCACCTCTGCTCATTGTTCGCATGTTGACGAACACGTAtggaataaaatgaacaaG CTCTCAAGTGATGCGATTCGTAATAATCGTAAATTTTCTTCGGCTCCTTGGCCATTGAATGCGAAAATTCCTATTTCGGATGAGGGACGTGTGGTGAAAGAAGCAACGAAACGGCAGTTATATCTAACTGG GCACGAAAATGGCACTGTGCGAGTATGGTCGGCTGGTCATGCTGTTATGAACTTATTGTTCATAATTGACACCCGTACCGAGTTCGCTGGATTCTCGGATGAG GAAAAGGAAACATTGGAGAAAGAACAAGCTGCGTGTGACACTGATACTTCTGACGACGAATTCCAAATTACTGGTGACTGGCCTCCATTCAAAAAG ATCGGTGATTATGATCCGTTTTGTGATGATGCTGGACTGTCCATCCAAAGGGTAGCGTTCGATGAAAAATCCGGACATATTGTTATTGGAGCGCGAGCTGGACACGTATTTTTGTACACATTGGAGGAAACGGAACGA GAATTGACTCCGCAAGTTCTTAATGTGGAGTTATGTGAAACATCCAAATTATCTGCAGTTGTTCGAAATAGCAAGCCGCTACCTGCTCGTGTGAACCCGCTCAAGTATGCACCAGGATATCAACCATCTTTTTCCACTCCCAGCAAAAG TATGCTAGTTCAACTCCAACCTCCTCAACCTGTTTCCGCTGTTGCTGTGCTCTCTGCTCGTCATCTGATTGCTGCTTCCAACGAATACGGATTCACTCTCGTTGATGCTCAGAGACAATCAGTCTTACTGCAAAATAGCTTGGTGAACCAAGCGG ATATGCAACATGCGGGTACTTTCGACGATGCACTTTCTCGCTTTAAGAGCATGAAGAAATCCATCCGCCAAACatttcgaaggaaaaagaagaccCCGGTGACATCACTAGATAATACCTTA GCTACAGCAAATAGTGAATCTCCGGTGAAGGAAACGAACAAATTCAATGTGTCGAGGGTATTTAGTGACAATGAGGATGAGGACGTAGAGATAACGAAGCCAGTTGAGCGCCTTATTGAAGAACGTGGGATGTGTCCGT TGGAATCACCGACCTGGTTCATTAGATGTCTCAGATTCCTCAGTGTTCCGGTGATGGGAATTGCAGGG GTGAGCGATGTGTTTGTAGTAGGTACAAATGGAGGGAAACTAATCATTTATACAATTACGGACCAACCAAGGGCAGAGGACGTATGCAAATTG CTGAAAACGCTTGCTCTTCGTCACGCAGCTCCCATCATTCATGTGGATGTTATTATGGAGCCAGGAACGAGA GCGTCTTCGGCTCGTCTCATCATATTTACCGAGGAGCAAATCCGTAGCCTCTATCTTCCGAGCCTGAAGCCTACTCGTTACAAGTTGAAGCTCACTAGTACAGAGGGATTGCGAATCCGTAAAGCTTCTATTGTTACACTTCACAATTCTACTG ATCTCTCAAACTGCGAAAGTTTTGCGGCTATTGTGAACAATAATGGAGAGGTAACGGTGTACTCGCTGCTGAATCCAAAGAAGAGTGGAAAGTTCTCAGTGGTGAAG AGCACAGACATTGCGGGTATTTCGTCAATGTTGATCACACCGTATGGTGAACTGTTATACCTGAGACAAGGAGGATCCGAATTGCAACGTGCAACTATATCCGAACATTCGCTGCCATGGGCGGTGCCATGCCAAGGGAAAAAATGGCCCGAGCCTATTACCTCACGCTCAGAATCACTTGCTTAA
- a CDS encoding hypothetical protein (NECATOR_CHRX.G25846.T2), which produces MNDLTPELGRRRRAAWRAYKSIEDVVKKTRNTRLRAHFFNTTVLPALTYASEIWALRKQEENAPPTKSALDDLFADTSTEQKSSATNTGTTPATNTRITRHQTGPTNLGSLLGPSRREKEAKTTSGTSEPTTAPTSVPQQTVPSSEETLRIKRLENEVERLNREIEDVKRRKKEDEQDLERLWKEKLTKKDRDHQEEQKELENSHQKQISKLQDEHSEELERLKSTYERQLDSIQQSAGQWRDVTTVVDKVDNLSMTINQLADNVNMVTERTIIEKETALKLREQQLENREQRLLEDKAHFEDERKKVYELNAKLNELCKGQEKVMEQDKYLVREEWNRLNAEKSVFKEDQQFILENIEKQKEALDRSKTTFFQEQHDLLVRVSTERQLLEQEKNEFYGKRSLDVRRIKEEAGELQRRAQNVLAAEKHLQELEISLMEECVEMENLRNQMSSYKIRTEPDKGPIRNPNDRLDADLASSQDGQDVPPRNESVRTVLKKHSEFLERYMGQKVAAVAPRPAQYGSP; this is translated from the exons atgaacgacctgacccccgagctgggcaggaggagacgagcggcatggagagcgtacaagagcatcgaggatgtagtgaagaagaccagaaacacccggctccgtgctcacttcttcaacaccaccgtacttcctgctttgacctatgcttcggaaatctgggcacttcgcaagcaggaagaaaacgcg cCTCCAACAAAAAGTGCACTAGATGATCTCTTCGCTGATACGTCAACAGAACAAAAATCGTCCGCGACGAATACGGGTACAACACCAGCAACGAA CACGCGAATAACACGACACCAAACGGGACCCACAAACCTCGGAAGCCTATTAGGTCCATCACGACGcgaaaaagaagcgaaaactaCAAGCGGGACATCTGAACCTACTACGGCTCCAACTTCAGTTCCTCAACAAACTGTTCCTTCTTCTGAAGAAACTCTACGAATTAAAAG GCTGGAAAACGAGGTCGAGCGCCTAAATCGAGAAATTGAAGACGTAAAAagacgaaagaaagaagatgaacAAGATCTAGAGAGGCTATGGAAGGAAAAGTTAACAAAGAAAGATCGTGATCatcaagaagaacaaaaagagttGGAGAATTCTCATCA aaaacaaaTCTCTAAACTACAAGACGAACATTCCGAAGAACTTGAGAGGTTAAAGTCGACGTATGAGCGGCAACTCGACAGCATACAGCAATCGGCTGGTCAATGGAG AGATGTTACTACGGTCGTGGATAAAGTTGACAACCTCTCTATGACTATAAATCAACTTGCTGATAATGTAAATATGGTGACAGAACGTACCATTATTGAAAAGGAAACAGCGTTGAAGTTAAGAGAACAACAACTGGAAAACAGAGAAcaaag ATTACTCGAGGATAAAGCGCATTTTGAAGATGAACGCAAGAAGGTCTACGAATTGAATGCTAAGTTGAACGAATTATGTAAGGGCCAAGAGAAAGTTATGGAACAG GACAAATATCTTGTGCGAGAAGAATGGAATCGCCTTAACGCTGAGAAGTCTGTTTTCAAGGAGGACCAACAGtttattctggaaaatatcgagaaacagaaagaagcTCTAGACAGATCCAAG ACTACATTCTTCCAAGAGCAACATGATTTACTTGTAAGAGTGAGTACAGAACGTCAACTGCTGGAACAAGAGAAGAACGAATTCTATGG GAAACGTTCATTGGATGTGCGGAGAATTAAAGAAGAGGCTGGAGAATTACAGCGACGAGCTCAAAATGTTTTAGCTGCTGAAAAGCAC ctACAAGAACTTGAAATCTCTTTGATGGAAGAGTGtgttgaaatggaaaatcttcGTAATCAAATGTCGTCCTATAAGATTCGAACTGAACCAGACAAA GGACCAATCCGTAATCCGAACGACCGCCTTGATGCTGATCTTGCATCTAGCCAAGATGGTCAAGATGTGCCTCCAAG GAATGAGAGTGTTCGCACAGTGCTCAAGAAGCACTCCGAATTTCTTGAACGTTACATGGGACAGAAGGTAGCAGCAGTTGCACCACGTCCTGCGCAATACGGCTCACCATAA
- a CDS encoding hypothetical protein (NECATOR_CHRX.G25849.T1): MLPSEATIGDLMMLTRNIKHDVIELIKMKGRHPLNAVYETGEVFLGTCDSREVGGIGVPVNASIIKNVDTFEQLTTRTERPRMRRCDPTQTLTIFFAYASTSSYEEEEVLVEALYMDLRKLYREDHTFYKIIVGDFNAEIDRRRTSEKRYIVTHDLRWN, from the coding sequence ATGCTTCCATCGGAAGCGACCATCGGAGATCTGATGATGTTAACTAGGAACATTAAGCACGACGTCATCGAACTGATCAAGATGAAAGGACGCCACCCTCTCaatgccgtatatgaaacaGGAGAagtgttcttaggaacatgcgacagcagAGAAGTTGGCGGAATTGGCGTCCCCGTCAACGCGAGTATAATAAAGAACGTCGACaccttcgaacaacttacgacacGAACTGAACGTccgcggatgagaagatgtgatcCAACGCAAACTTTGACAATCTTCTTCGCTTACGCttcaacatcaagctacgaagaagaagaagtattAGTAGAGGCTCTCTACATGGACCTAAGGAAACTCTACAGAGAAGaccataccttctacaagatcattgttggtgatttcaacgccgaAATTGACCGTAGAAGAACGTCTGAGAAACGTTACATTGTCACACATGACCTTCGATGGAATTAA
- a CDS encoding hypothetical protein (NECATOR_CHRX.G25848.T1): MISSTIAQSGYYLSSTKLLTKVVLNRIKKVLNEGQPSEQAEFRNGFSTIDNIHTVSKLTDTGYKMPLCLPFIGMRKAFVSAEKEAVL; encoded by the coding sequence ATGATATCatcaactatcgcccaatctggtTACTATCTGTCATCTACCAAGCTACTTACAAAAGTTGTCCTTAATAGGATTAAAAAAGTGTTgaatgaaggacagccaagCGAGCAGGCGGAATTTCGAAatggattcagcacgattgacaacattcacactgtttcgaaactcactGACACAgggtacaagatgccgctatGTCTCCCCTTCATCGGCATGAGGAAGGCCTTCGTCTCAGCTGAGAAGGAAGCGGTCCTTTAA
- a CDS encoding hypothetical protein (NECATOR_CHRX.G25847.T1) codes for MCILFDDARIILSFLSRPFNDAHRVFFLLAKCPDFRSIGQSRKYGGVEEVSTEPGVSGLLHYILDALVRSPCRSSPPAQLGGQVVHHVQFPTQINVAGAFGYVRSVEREWGIRDPSVASSFGDSAEERCIHMFRRSRSAFVPLG; via the coding sequence ATGTGCATTCTATTTGATGATGCTAGGAtcatcctttctttcctttcacgcccgttcaatgacgctcaccgcgttttcttcctgcttgcgaagtgcccagatttccgaagcataggtcaaagcaggaagtacggtggtgttgaagaagtgagcacggagccgggtgtttctggtcttcttcactacatcctcgatgctcttgtacgctctccatgccgctcgtctcctcctgcccagctcgggggtcaggtcgttcatcacgttcagttcccgacccagataaacgtagctggtgcattcggatatgttcgttccgttgagcgtgaatggggcatccgagacccatccgttgcgtCGTCTTTTggagattcagctgaagagcgatgtatccacatgtttcgtcgaagtcggtcagcattcgttccgcttggctga
- a CDS encoding hypothetical protein (NECATOR_CHRX.G25845.T1), which yields MLRFLLQKSSPEAHEDIVADYLDFRQTVRHGFPSRVSCFAYDDVLSLLAIGNLDGDINIYGGNGFIWSAEVPGKKGISKSAAHMYFACGLGVLMVLCRDSTFVRFSIEGANVTARSALHETRLKKITSCCMHQRADLREALLLIGTVSGNVFALDINSLELSEYIVFEDTILQRIPETSRREKYPVDLLSVCPTNPRLIVMVFDHRLLLSYDSSTNEVLGTSVFDVQCKNITWTRDGTQCVVALHDGSYASCDPARATIIDRPAQVFGPFPCIPTKKAFFAETSRTSEKIVLFSGGMPHASYGDRFVVTARQGDRTCVFDFPSPVIDFLLTYGADGYHTCALVLTENELVCIDLTDRCWRVIPPQQLFPLHASQITTSAHCSHVDEHVWNKMNKLSSDAIRNNRKFSSAPWPLNAKIPISDEGRVVKEATKRQLYLTGHENGTVRVWSAGHAVMNLLFIIDTRTEFAGFSDEEKETLEKEQAACDTDTSDDEFQITGDWPPFKKIGDYDPFCDDAGLSIQRVAFDEKSGHIVIGARAGHVFLYTLEETERELTPQVLNVELCETSKLSAVVRNSKPLPARVNPLKYAPGYQPSFSTPSKSMLVQLQPPQPVSAVAVLSARHLIAASNEYGFTLVDAQRQSVLLQNSLVNQADMQHAGTFDDALSRFKSMKKSIRQTFRRKKKTPVTSLDNTLATANSESPVKETNKFNVSRVFSDNEDEDVEITKPVERLIEERGMCPLESPTWFIRCLRFLSVPVMGIAGVSDVFVVGTNGGKLIIYTITDQPRAEDVCKLLKTLALRHAAPIIHVDVIMEPGTRQASSARLIIFTEEQIRSLYLPSLKPTRYKLKLTSTEGLRIRKASIVTLHNSTDLSNCESFAAIVNNNGEVTVYSLLNPKKSGKFSVVKSTDIAGISSMLITPYGELLYLRQGGSELQRATISEHSLPWAVPCQGKKWPEPITSRSESLA from the exons atGCTGCGGTTTTTACTCCAAAAATCTAGTCCAGAGGCACATGAAGACATAGTCGCAGATTATCTGGACTTTCGACAG ACAGTACGCCATGGTTTTCCTTCTCGTGTCTCATGTTTCGCATATGACGACGTGCTTAGTTTGCTTGCTATTGGTAATCTCGACGGAGACATCAACAT ATATGGTGGAAATGGTTTCATTTGGAGTGCAGAAGTTCCCGGAAAGAAAGGCATAAGCAAAAGTGCAGCTCATATGTATTTTGCGTGTGGTCTCGGTGTGCTAATGGTTTTATGTCGAGATTCCACATTTGTTCGATTTTCTATAGAAG GAGCAAATGTAACAGCTCGTTCTGCGCTTCATGAGACGAGATTAAAGAAGATTACAAGTTGTTGCATGCATCAAAGAGCGGACCTTCGAGAAGCCCTTCTTCTCATCG GAACTGTGTCCGGTAACGTATTCGCCCTAGATATTAACAGTCTAGAGTTGTCCGAATATATTGTTTTTGAAGATACCATATTACAGAG AATCCCTGAAACATCAAGGAGAGAAAAGTACCCGGTTGATTTGCTCTCAGTTTGTCCTACGAATCCTCGCCTCATCGTTATGGTATTTGATCATCGACTTCTATTGTCATACGACTCCTCTACAAATGAAGTGCTTGGAACAAGTGTGTTTGATGTGCAATGCAAA AATATCACTTGGACTCGTGACGGAACCCAGTGTGTTGTCGCACTTCATGATGGCTCATATGCCTCATGTGATCCGGCTAGAGCTACCATAATTGATCGTCCTGCACAGGTTTTCGGTCCGTTTCCATGTATTCCGACGAAAAAAGCATTCTTTGCAGAGACATCCAG GACGAGCGAGAAGATTGTGCTTTTCTCCGGTGGTATGCCTCATGCTTCATATGGAGATCGATTTGTTGTTACTGCTAGGCAGGGTGATCGTACTTGTGTGTTCGATTTTCCTAGTCCTGTTATCGACTTCCTGTTGACTTATGGTG CTGATGGATATCATACATGTGCACTGGTTCTTACTGAAAACGAGCTTGTCTGTATTGATTTAACGGATCGTTGCTGGCGAGTTATACCGCCACAACAACTTTTTCCATTACATGCGAGTCAG ATTACCACCTCTGCTCATTGTTCGCATGTTGACGAACACGTAtggaataaaatgaacaaG CTCTCAAGTGATGCGATTCGTAATAATCGTAAATTTTCTTCGGCTCCTTGGCCATTGAATGCGAAAATTCCTATTTCGGATGAGGGACGTGTGGTGAAAGAAGCAACGAAACGGCAGTTATATCTAACTGG GCACGAAAATGGCACTGTGCGAGTATGGTCGGCTGGTCATGCTGTTATGAACTTATTGTTCATAATTGACACCCGTACCGAGTTCGCTGGATTCTCGGATGAG GAAAAGGAAACATTGGAGAAAGAACAAGCTGCGTGTGACACTGATACTTCTGACGACGAATTCCAAATTACTGGTGACTGGCCTCCATTCAAAAAG ATCGGTGATTATGATCCGTTTTGTGATGATGCTGGACTGTCCATCCAAAGGGTAGCGTTCGATGAAAAATCCGGACATATTGTTATTGGAGCGCGAGCTGGACACGTATTTTTGTACACATTGGAGGAAACGGAACGA GAATTGACTCCGCAAGTTCTTAATGTGGAGTTATGTGAAACATCCAAATTATCTGCAGTTGTTCGAAATAGCAAGCCGCTACCTGCTCGTGTGAACCCGCTCAAGTATGCACCAGGATATCAACCATCTTTTTCCACTCCCAGCAAAAG TATGCTAGTTCAACTCCAACCTCCTCAACCTGTTTCCGCTGTTGCTGTGCTCTCTGCTCGTCATCTGATTGCTGCTTCCAACGAATACGGATTCACTCTCGTTGATGCTCAGAGACAATCAGTCTTACTGCAAAATAGCTTGGTGAACCAAGCGG ATATGCAACATGCGGGTACTTTCGACGATGCACTTTCTCGCTTTAAGAGCATGAAGAAATCCATCCGCCAAACatttcgaaggaaaaagaagaccCCGGTGACATCACTAGATAATACCTTA GCTACAGCAAATAGTGAATCTCCGGTGAAGGAAACGAACAAATTCAATGTGTCGAGGGTATTTAGTGACAATGAGGATGAGGACGTAGAGATAACGAAGCCAGTTGAGCGCCTTATTGAAGAACGTGGGATGTGTCCGT TGGAATCACCGACCTGGTTCATTAGATGTCTCAGATTCCTCAGTGTTCCGGTGATGGGAATTGCAGGG GTGAGCGATGTGTTTGTAGTAGGTACAAATGGAGGGAAACTAATCATTTATACAATTACGGACCAACCAAGGGCAGAGGACGTATGCAAATTG CTGAAAACGCTTGCTCTTCGTCACGCAGCTCCCATCATTCATGTGGATGTTATTATGGAGCCAGGAACGAGA CAGGCGTCTTCGGCTCGTCTCATCATATTTACCGAGGAGCAAATCCGTAGCCTCTATCTTCCGAGCCTGAAGCCTACTCGTTACAAGTTGAAGCTCACTAGTACAGAGGGATTGCGAATCCGTAAAGCTTCTATTGTTACACTTCACAATTCTACTG ATCTCTCAAACTGCGAAAGTTTTGCGGCTATTGTGAACAATAATGGAGAGGTAACGGTGTACTCGCTGCTGAATCCAAAGAAGAGTGGAAAGTTCTCAGTGGTGAAG AGCACAGACATTGCGGGTATTTCGTCAATGTTGATCACACCGTATGGTGAACTGTTATACCTGAGACAAGGAGGATCCGAATTGCAACGTGCAACTATATCCGAACATTCGCTGCCATGGGCGGTGCCATGCCAAGGGAAAAAATGGCCCGAGCCTATTACCTCACGCTCAGAATCACTTGCTTAA
- a CDS encoding hypothetical protein (NECATOR_CHRX.G25846.T1), whose product MLVVSNAKGGIHTDSGSRSEEMEKLLVPARPIRKTTGVKLTSVIIQKIRMKSNSWVHPINPSTPPTKSALDDLFADTSTEQKSSATNTGTTPATNTRITRHQTGPTNLGSLLGPSRREKEAKTTSGTSEPTTAPTSVPQQTVPSSEETLRIKRLENEVERLNREIEDVKRRKKEDEQDLERLWKEKLTKKDRDHQEEQKELENSHQKQISKLQDEHSEELERLKSTYERQLDSIQQSAGQWRDVTTVVDKVDNLSMTINQLADNVNMVTERTIIEKETALKLREQQLENREQRLLEDKAHFEDERKKVYELNAKLNELCKGQEKVMEQDKYLVREEWNRLNAEKSVFKEDQQFILENIEKQKEALDRSKTTFFQEQHDLLVRVSTERQLLEQEKNEFYGKRSLDVRRIKEEAGELQRRAQNVLAAEKHLQELEISLMEECVEMENLRNQMSSYKIRTEPDKGPIRNPNDRLDADLASSQDGQDVPPRNESVRTVLKKHSEFLERYMGQKVAAVAPRPAQYGSP is encoded by the exons atgctCGTTGTATCCAATGCGAAAGGAGGAATCCACACCGACTCTGGCTCGCGatcggaagaaatggaaaaattactggtgcccgctcgaccaATTCGAAAAACAACGGGGGTCAAATTAACCAGTGTGATAATTCAAAAGATAAGAATGAAGAGCAATTCATGGGTTCATCCAATAAATCCAAGCAcg cCTCCAACAAAAAGTGCACTAGATGATCTCTTCGCTGATACGTCAACAGAACAAAAATCGTCCGCGACGAATACGGGTACAACACCAGCAACGAA CACGCGAATAACACGACACCAAACGGGACCCACAAACCTCGGAAGCCTATTAGGTCCATCACGACGcgaaaaagaagcgaaaactaCAAGCGGGACATCTGAACCTACTACGGCTCCAACTTCAGTTCCTCAACAAACTGTTCCTTCTTCTGAAGAAACTCTACGAATTAAAAG GCTGGAAAACGAGGTCGAGCGCCTAAATCGAGAAATTGAAGACGTAAAAagacgaaagaaagaagatgaacAAGATCTAGAGAGGCTATGGAAGGAAAAGTTAACAAAGAAAGATCGTGATCatcaagaagaacaaaaagagttGGAGAATTCTCATCA aaaacaaaTCTCTAAACTACAAGACGAACATTCCGAAGAACTTGAGAGGTTAAAGTCGACGTATGAGCGGCAACTCGACAGCATACAGCAATCGGCTGGTCAATGGAG AGATGTTACTACGGTCGTGGATAAAGTTGACAACCTCTCTATGACTATAAATCAACTTGCTGATAATGTAAATATGGTGACAGAACGTACCATTATTGAAAAGGAAACAGCGTTGAAGTTAAGAGAACAACAACTGGAAAACAGAGAAcaaag ATTACTCGAGGATAAAGCGCATTTTGAAGATGAACGCAAGAAGGTCTACGAATTGAATGCTAAGTTGAACGAATTATGTAAGGGCCAAGAGAAAGTTATGGAACAG GACAAATATCTTGTGCGAGAAGAATGGAATCGCCTTAACGCTGAGAAGTCTGTTTTCAAGGAGGACCAACAGtttattctggaaaatatcgagaaacagaaagaagcTCTAGACAGATCCAAG ACTACATTCTTCCAAGAGCAACATGATTTACTTGTAAGAGTGAGTACAGAACGTCAACTGCTGGAACAAGAGAAGAACGAATTCTATGG GAAACGTTCATTGGATGTGCGGAGAATTAAAGAAGAGGCTGGAGAATTACAGCGACGAGCTCAAAATGTTTTAGCTGCTGAAAAGCAC ctACAAGAACTTGAAATCTCTTTGATGGAAGAGTGtgttgaaatggaaaatcttcGTAATCAAATGTCGTCCTATAAGATTCGAACTGAACCAGACAAA GGACCAATCCGTAATCCGAACGACCGCCTTGATGCTGATCTTGCATCTAGCCAAGATGGTCAAGATGTGCCTCCAAG GAATGAGAGTGTTCGCACAGTGCTCAAGAAGCACTCCGAATTTCTTGAACGTTACATGGGACAGAAGGTAGCAGCAGTTGCACCACGTCCTGCGCAATACGGCTCACCATAA